From Streptomyces cyaneogriseus subsp. noncyanogenus, the proteins below share one genomic window:
- the ftsZ gene encoding cell division protein FtsZ — protein sequence MAAPQNYLAVIKVIGVGGGGVNAINRMIEVGLKGVEFIAINTDAQALLMSDADVKLDVGRELTRGLGAGANPAVGRKAAEDHREEIEEVLKGADMVFVTAGEGGGTGTGGAPVVANIARSLGALTIGVVTRPFTFEGRRRANQAEDGIAELREEVDTLIVIPNDRLLSISDRQVSVLDAFKSADQVLLSGVQGITDLITTPGLINLDFADVKSVMSEAGSALMGIGSARGDDRAVAAAEMAISSPLLEASIDGARGVLLSISGGSDLGLFEINEAAQLVSEAAHPEANIIFGAVIDDALGDEVRVTVIAAGFDGGQPPARRDNVLGSASAPASSAPKREEPAPARQSESRPSFGSLGSVKPKEEPEPAAPEPVTELPPVAPPPPVPSSRTYTDSAAEELDVPDFLK from the coding sequence GTGGCAGCACCGCAGAACTACCTCGCAGTCATCAAAGTCATCGGTGTCGGCGGCGGTGGTGTCAATGCCATCAACCGGATGATCGAGGTCGGTCTCAAGGGCGTCGAGTTCATCGCCATCAACACCGACGCGCAAGCTCTGTTGATGAGCGACGCCGACGTCAAGCTGGACGTCGGCCGTGAACTCACCCGCGGACTCGGCGCCGGAGCCAACCCGGCCGTCGGCCGCAAGGCCGCCGAGGACCACCGCGAGGAGATCGAGGAGGTCCTCAAGGGGGCCGACATGGTCTTCGTGACAGCCGGTGAAGGCGGCGGCACCGGCACCGGCGGCGCGCCCGTCGTGGCCAACATCGCCCGCTCGCTCGGTGCCCTCACCATCGGTGTGGTCACGCGCCCGTTCACCTTCGAGGGGCGGCGCCGCGCGAACCAGGCCGAGGACGGCATCGCCGAGCTCCGTGAAGAGGTCGACACCCTCATCGTCATCCCCAACGACCGGCTGCTGTCCATCTCGGACCGCCAGGTCAGCGTGCTCGACGCGTTCAAGTCCGCCGACCAGGTGCTGCTGTCCGGTGTGCAGGGCATCACCGACCTCATCACCACTCCCGGCCTGATCAACCTGGACTTCGCCGACGTGAAGTCGGTCATGTCCGAGGCCGGTTCCGCCCTCATGGGCATCGGCTCCGCGCGCGGCGACGACCGCGCGGTGGCCGCCGCCGAGATGGCGATCTCCTCCCCGCTGCTGGAGGCGTCCATCGACGGCGCCCGCGGGGTGCTGCTCTCCATCTCCGGTGGCTCCGACCTCGGCCTGTTCGAGATCAACGAGGCCGCCCAGCTCGTCAGCGAGGCCGCCCACCCCGAGGCCAACATCATCTTCGGCGCGGTCATCGACGACGCCCTCGGCGACGAGGTGCGGGTCACCGTGATCGCCGCCGGGTTCGACGGCGGCCAGCCGCCCGCCCGCCGGGACAACGTCCTCGGTTCGGCCTCGGCCCCGGCCTCCTCGGCGCCCAAGCGCGAGGAGCCCGCACCGGCCCGGCAGTCCGAGAGCCGCCCCTCCTTCGGTTCGCTCGGCAGTGTGAAGCCGAAGGAGGAGCCGGAGCCGGCCGCCCCCGAGCCGGTGACCGAGCTGCCGCCGGTCGCCCCGCCGCCCCCGGTCCCGTCGTCGCGGACCTACACGGACAGCGCGGCCGAGGAACTGGACGTGCCGGACTTCCTCAAGTGA